Part of the Alosa alosa isolate M-15738 ecotype Scorff River chromosome 18, AALO_Geno_1.1, whole genome shotgun sequence genome is shown below.
AACACCACAATAGTCATGTTAACAAACTTTGAcagtatgtaggatttttttaaaggattgttgtttctttgtcaaatgtaggcctattgtgttgaACACATAGTGTCTGCTTCACATAACTTTCATTTTGTTGGCGGTTAATTAATAGTAAAGTGTTTTGACGTATTGATGTAACGTATTAGCAGATCAATTGGGCATATACTGATACTGTAGCATTTTTCGCCATATaagacaatttcatattttgtagcaAACTTTGTCAGGGACCCCCTGACAATGTGCTGCGGCCCCCTGAGGGTCCCtggaccccactttgagaaccaatggTTTAGAGGAATGGAGCTGTCTTACTGACCATCATGGGGAGTTGAATGCTTTCCCATTCATTTTCCAGGAAACGGTTGGGGGCGTCCTGCAAAAGGTTGGAGCAGCTCAGAACTTTCTGAACAGCAACACATCGCAGATAGTGAAGAACGTGAGTGGAGCGCTGCTGTGCAGTTTTACAGTATATCAATGACTTCAGTTGAAATGACAATGATTTTCATAGCTTTAAAAACTGGGagattgcccccccccccttccaaaCACTATATTCCTTTCCTGAAAAGGGCTTGAATTTCTCATGAAACTTCTGTCTGATGAGCCTGTAAGATTTAACTTCCCCTTTTTACCCCCACCCGTCCTTCTCCAGGAAAGCAGGGACTTTCTGGACTGCCAACTGACATTCTTTACTGCTTTCGCTGATTGGGCCAACATAACGGTTAGCTTTACTGCCTATTCTTGTCATCTGacttaattaatttaatgtgAAAATTGTATGTGTAATGATTTACTGAAGGTCTGATGTCTTGAATTAGTCATCACTTTAATTTACTTACGTGGCTGTGTGGTGAATTTGATGTTTTCCTTTACAGATCACACAGAAGTTGGGTCAGTGTGGTCCGGTTGCACAGGCTGTGAACTCAGCAGAAACCATTGTCTGCACACACCTAGTCGAATCTCTGGTAAGAGCATCTCTgcatgcatgcgcgcacacacacacacacacatttacgaTTTATTCCAGTCCTAACAACTGCTAATTTGTTTGTAgatttttaattgtttattttacTTGTGTAGATTGTACTTGTGTTTGGACAAATGTTCATTTCTGTACTAAAGTTATATTGGCCTGAAATCATCACCATGTTGTGATTTACTTACTAGTGACTTGACACCATTTGATTTATTCCATACTTGGCATTTGACCATGCTATTTGGTGTGTTCCATCTCCCCCTGTGTCCAGAATGCCTTTTGGTTCAGCCTGGGCTGGTGTATGCTCTTCCTCATCCCAAGCATCATTCTCTCCGTCAAACTGGCCAAGTTCTACCGCAGGATGAAGGAGACTGATTTCTTCGAGTGAGTGACCCTTCCTTTTTGGGTTGGGAAAGCTTACAGTGGACATGTCGTCCCCGACTTTACCCACAGGTCATTCaatctctcttcccccccccttGTCCACAGGAACCCCATACCTTTGACCACTTTTCCACGTGCAGCCATGATGAAGCCATACTGAGAGGCAGATTGGGATACAGGGTTTGGACTTTCCTACAGTCGTCCTCAGGGAATCCAACATGGCCGCCCTTCTTGTCAGGACACAAATTACtctatgcacacgcacacacacacacgcgcgcacagcAAAATGACCTCAAACCTCATCCAAATAATAAATGGCCAACTCCAATACTTTTTTAGGTGATTCATGCCACTTACATATGCAAAAATATGAGTTGCATGAGTGTAGAAGTTACTTGGATGTCCTGTTGCTATACATCAGAAGTCTGTCAAAGATTTCATTTTCATGTGCTCTCCTTTCTGATTTTGCACAGTTACATTGTTTTTGTACAAATATTTTTGTAATTATGACTGTACATGTTTGttaatggaaaaaaatgtgatttattttataCACAGGAAATTTAAGAATACGCATTTCAAAGCACTTTACTTGATCCTTACAATAACAGCATAAGTCTAAATGGAAGTCTGACAAGCATTGTGCAAAGATACTGTATTAAATTAAAAGATACTACTGACTGAACTAACACCTAACATGGCTTCTGTATCGTTCCCCCATCTCTCATAAACAATGAATAATGTATAACCCTGACAACTGCCCAGTCCAAAAATAGGTACAAGATCAATAGGAACCCAATGTTACCATCTTCACTGTGCATCACTAGAGGCCAGTGAGAGCAAGACAAAATCCTTGCAACAAGAGAGCCTGTTTAGAAAATGTGATAGCTCAGCAGTGGGATGGCAAGCTTCCCCCCAGAGAGAGGTGACACTGGGTGAGAATTTGCCAGGATTATATTCCCAGACTTTTGGAAACAAATCCTCcgtcccccccctcccctcccctccccagggCACCTCCTCTAGGTTGGCTTGAGACTCCACCAGTGTGATAAGAACTTTCGCACCCTTGTGAGGAAATTGCCAGTCTGGTGTAAAAGCTGGCCGTTTTGCTGTGGCTCATTGCCACCTACGGACGCCCCTACCCTTACTCCTGGGCCTCTGTTGTGCCGCACCCTAGGTCCTGTGACGTCCAGTCCACTGATCGTCCGCCATCGCATTAACCTGTAAATCAGTGGCCAGGCGGCGAGACCATGGCGGACATTCCAAACATAGCTCTTACAGACCAAAGAATGGAGCTACTCAGACATAACTTTCCTCCCCCAAATCACTACATTTGTAGTCAGGGTTCCCACTTTAAGTCCAATGtcaaattccatgacttttccctgatgAAAAAAACTGAATTCCCATGACCTAATGTATGGTACATTGGAAGTCGCATAacattctagaatctttgacttcTTGTAGAGTGGGAAATGAATAAATTGGCATTGGAAATGCAAAGCAGGGCTAACCCCaaccactcaagcaagcagCAATGGAAAAAATCCCTGATATTCCCTGACTTTGCCTCCAATATGATACATTTTCCTAAATTTCCATATCTTAGACATAGACATATTAAAATTccatattccagaaattccatgactcCGTGGGAACCCTGAGTAGGCTACCTCTTGTGTTCTAAATTGTGTGGGTGGACAAAGAAAAGCTTGAAGTATTGTTCCTTATAGGTCAAAAGACATTTTATTAGCCAGGGTAATGGGGTGGGGTTAACATAAGCTATTTACCAAGAACACACTGATCAAGTTATTAATGTTTGTTTTGCAAGGCAAACCCACTCGGAACCTGGCAGCAGGCTGCCACTGAAAAGCAATACTGTGGAAAATACATACAGCATAACCTGGTTCAGCAGTCACAGACTCAAGgcagatcaaaacaaaacaacaaaaaataataaataaaacagtttaTAGGCACATTACAGCACTGTACATGGCATGTCAGATATGATTAAAAGAAATGCAAGGCATtaatatgaaaaagaaaaactttctttaaacattgacaatcaattttgacaaaaatcttatttttagtgttttaggaatctctgatcattGACTCACTGGAGACTCCATCCAATGAAACGTCAAGATACATCAGAGTCCCCGTCAAACCCAAGTATACATTTCTAGACCGTGTAAATATAAAGGAGTGTGACTCAGTGTGTTTAAAGGGCCCCAAATTGAATCAGCCACACTGGGCCCAAACGCAAGACACAGCAGGCCGCTCAACCGCTCTCCAGCAAGTCATTCACTGCATAACAGAATTACGCAAAATTCAATTTAAACAGGGGGGCTGAgactgcttctgctgctgcttaGTGGCAATGGAATGTGAAGGGTGGGACTGGGGGAGCTGAATCGGGCTGCTGaatgccttgccttgcctgccTGCCGACACAGCTTGCCTGGAAAGCCTGTGACCAGAGCGAGGGTGTGATTTGAACCCAAGATGGCTCCACTTGTCAGATTGAGCTTTTGAAGTATGCACTTTTATTTAAGGAGATTGCGTCCCTTTTCAGAGAAGAATgtaattttgttgtttttctcttcAGTAGTAGCAAAGCAGAGTCCAGTCTGTTCAAGTTATCAACTCCAATCAACTCTAGCTTGTGTTATGATAAAAAAAGCCTTGAGCAAGAGGGGTCACATGGTACCAATAACATACATGCACAGCCCTGAAGATAAGGATATTTATCACTGCAAGATGTCAATATATATCTCAGCATACACAATCTTTGAGAGACATGGATTGTACATGGTTTCTCCATGGATGTGCAATCTAggtttatgtatgtatatgtacattAAACAAAATGTACAGATGATAAGTCTTGTTCTTATAGGCCTGGTTACTTACTACTTTTTTATCACCACCGtaaacaataggcctacatcagcATTTACATGTCCTACTCAGTACAATGCCTTGATATgataatactatatattattagGCCTGTGAACTACCTAACCATCATAGGCATACAATCTTGcaattacaaataaaaaaaggagaaagataACCTTTGGTTGGACTGTTAAGCATGGTCTCATTAGGTTACTCCAATGCGACCAAAAGGCTGCTTAATTCCAAAAAAAGTTCCTGGAGTTCCTGAATTACtgcctaatacacacacacaatctgcatGACACCATTTTCAGCACAACAATCCAGGAGTTTGATTAAGATAGATGCTTTCAAAAATGCAGCTCATAAATCATCCCATCAATGTCATTCAACATTCAATCACACAGCTTTAGTGTAAACACCAATGTGTTCTTTAATCAGTCTCCAATCCTTCTCTTCAGTGAGAGGAACACCcccaatcccacacacacacacacacacacacacacacacacacacaaacacacacaaacacaacaaatgaACTCTGTGTACTCCATTGGTCTCGTGATTGAAGTCAATGAGTAGAGCGAGAGGGGATTGGCCaatcagaggagagaggaaaaagcaTGAACACAGTTAGACAGGATTGAGGGGTGACGCCACTTCAGGCCCTGACGAAGTCCTTGGCTTGGAGTCCTGCTGGTCCAGGGCAGGCTCGGTGGCGGCCCTGGGGAGCCCTTTGTTCTGGCGCGGGGGAGTGGGCGGCGGGAAGGTGGGCGACTGGAGGATGTCGGCGTACCTCTGGCTGGGCTTGGTCTCGCGCAGCAGCACCTTGCTGAGCAGCGGCTTCAGGAGCCCGATTGTCAGCTGGCTGCTGCTCTGGTCTGGGAAAGGCCCTGTGGCCCCACCCTGGGCTCCGGTGCTCAGGCCGGAGGCGGGCAGGTTCTTGAGCACGATGTTGAGGATGCTGGTGACGGTCAGGTCCTCGGGGCAGAGCGCCCACAGCAGCTCCAGGTAAGGGTCCAGGTGGCGGTGGTGCGACACCTCGCACAGCAGCGTGGTGAAGATCTCCTTGTTGAGCAGCGGGCTCTGCCGGCAGAAGCGCTCGGCCACACGCGTGGCCCACTCCCACTGGCCCTGGCCCATGAGGATGCGCAGCGCCTGCATGACGGCGTTGGGCCGCCGGCTGCACAGCAGGAGCTCCACCTCCAGGTCCTGGTACTCACCGCTGCCGCCGTCCGGGAGCACCGTCAGTGCTCGTTTGTAGAGCGGCAGGCTCTCGGGAGACTCCTTCACGCCGTAGCCCCAGGTGGACGATGAGGACGAGGAGCCGGCCTGCTCCTGGGCCAGGTCGAGGAACCTGGGCAGCCAGGCGGGCTGGTGCCTGAACACCGAGTGGCAGAGCAGCTCGAACATGGGCAGTGCCACATTGGCGGGGGCCTGCTTTTGCTGCccgttgtggtggtggtggtggtggtggtggaagtTGGACGTGGTCGCGATGGGCGCGAGAACCGTCTTCCACACCTCGACGGGAGCTTTAGTGGACAGTGAGCCTTCGCCGTTGCACCGCAGCTGCAGCACGCTCTGAAGCGCGTGCCACGCCTCGTCGGGGAACGTCTGGAAGACGAAGTTCAGGTAGACGAGGTTCTCGCGGTCCACCTCGGAGGTCAGGAGCCTGCTGACCTCCTGCTGGACCAGCGTCTCGCCCAGGGCCTCCAGGTCCTTCTCCGTGGCCTTCACCAGAGTCGCTTTGATGCTCTCCAGCGCCACCAAACTCTTGAGCTCGCCGTCCAGGGAGCACAGCAGTTTCTCGTTGCCACCGTTGCACTTAGCGATGTCTGCAGGCTTCTGGCCACTGAGGTAGTCCCGGAGGATGGCCGCCAGCGACAGCGGTGCCTGAAACATCCCCCCTTTCTTCAGCTTCTCAGCGGTCAGCTGTGTGCTCCCGAGGCTCCTCTGCTGGTAGTATTTACACGCCTCTTCAAAGACGGCCTCCACGAGGACGGCGCCTGAGCTGACCACCTCGCCGTGGCCACCGGGGGACGACGGTTTGTTTTTCAGGTCGGTCTCCCGGCGCATCACCACGAACAGGCCGGTGTCAGACAACAAGTG
Proteins encoded:
- the LOC125311397 gene encoding Hermansky-Pudlak syndrome 6 protein; its protein translation is MTRLALDQVTDFGDFTRGKDLNEFLKQTFLNNSSKNGLSDVRISPDGRHIHVILRKPKCGLLTFDKFQRPHLIQCQKHLDLVLTKTAPIVDVVYLDNNKDSGVAILTVVFENGKAEFWKFWERKSGWHLLQTVDLCNSPRARVVSVCVSLNFIVWCEERPPSESSSTVNASRNNFRYCICKRTIEVDEGGISLGGVKIALHNNPRYMVISSGENVYLFSDDAKDTSPGTVSKFFLTWSPQHDLFRVGSTCEGVLHQRASPANRESDFKRLVTDCIGAISAISPPAIYGFAPTGSGGLLFLLSSGWVCEMQKDGVLRHIYKLPDNCLTSCGTHNSLSIYHNILALTVGRTLYLIDTKCGRELEKIPLKKESLLFVNYLENNTPHLLSDTGLFVVMRRETDLKNKPSSPGGHGEVVSSGAVLVEAVFEEACKYYQQRSLGSTQLTAEKLKKGGMFQAPLSLAAILRDYLSGQKPADIAKCNGGNEKLLCSLDGELKSLVALESIKATLVKATEKDLEALGETLVQQEVSRLLTSEVDRENLVYLNFVFQTFPDEAWHALQSVLQLRCNGEGSLSTKAPVEVWKTVLAPIATTSNFHHHHHHHHNGQQKQAPANVALPMFELLCHSVFRHQPAWLPRFLDLAQEQAGSSSSSSTWGYGVKESPESLPLYKRALTVLPDGGSGEYQDLEVELLLCSRRPNAVMQALRILMGQGQWEWATRVAERFCRQSPLLNKEIFTTLLCEVSHHRHLDPYLELLWALCPEDLTVTSILNIVLKNLPASGLSTGAQGGATGPFPDQSSSQLTIGLLKPLLSKVLLRETKPSQRYADILQSPTFPPPTPPRQNKGLPRAATEPALDQQDSKPRTSSGPEVASPLNPV